In the Mycolicibacterium thermoresistibile genome, one interval contains:
- a CDS encoding deoxyribonuclease IV, producing the protein MLIGSHVDNEDPLAAAQADGADVVQFFLGDPQSWKKPKHRDDAEALRTSPVPLYVHAPYLINVASANNRVRIPSRKILQDTCDAAAEINAAAVIVHGGHADDKDFEAGFQRWVKALDYLETDVPVYLENTAGGNHAMARHFDTIARLWDHIGDKGIGFCLDTCHAWAAGEQLIDAVERIKAITGRIDLVHCNDSRDAFGSGADRHANFGTGQIDPQLLAAVVKAADAPVICETAEAGRKDDIAFLREQVAA; encoded by the coding sequence GTGCTGATCGGTTCACATGTCGACAACGAGGATCCCCTGGCCGCGGCCCAGGCCGACGGGGCCGACGTCGTCCAGTTCTTCCTCGGCGACCCGCAGAGCTGGAAGAAACCCAAACACCGCGACGACGCCGAGGCGCTGCGCACCTCCCCGGTGCCGCTGTACGTGCACGCCCCGTATCTGATCAACGTGGCGTCGGCGAACAACCGGGTGCGCATTCCGTCGCGCAAGATCCTGCAGGACACCTGTGACGCGGCGGCGGAGATCAACGCCGCAGCGGTGATCGTGCACGGCGGCCACGCCGACGACAAGGACTTCGAGGCCGGGTTCCAGCGCTGGGTCAAGGCGCTGGACTACCTGGAGACCGACGTGCCGGTCTATCTGGAGAACACCGCCGGCGGCAACCACGCGATGGCGCGGCACTTCGACACCATCGCCCGGCTGTGGGACCACATCGGCGACAAGGGCATCGGCTTCTGCCTGGACACCTGCCACGCCTGGGCCGCCGGTGAGCAGCTCATCGACGCCGTCGAACGGATCAAGGCCATCACCGGCCGGATCGACCTGGTGCACTGCAACGACTCCCGCGACGCCTTCGGGTCGGGCGCCGACCGGCACGCCAACTTCGGCACCGGGCAGATCGATCCCCAACTGCTGGCCGCGGTGGTCAAGGCCGCCGACGCCCCGGTGATCTGCGAGACCGCCGAGGCCGGCCGCAAAGACGACATCGCCTTCCTACGCGAACAGGTCGCGGCCTGA
- a CDS encoding phosphatase PAP2 family protein, which translates to MSAIDEEPSVAFESTPRVDEARAVRDRRLRVVRYLAVGVWAAVVVYRTITDGFAFNRELLLLYIATGLLAASIGQGRKMLYVIRDWLPFAVVLLAYDLSRGAATLVGRPTLWQWQADVDRWLFFGVMPTVWLQERLKLPHPPWWEVVISTVYMSFFILPYVIAAVLWLRDRQEWKRFVRLFVTLSFGALIVYVLLPAAPPWAAARCTPADVEGGPSDPACMFRSARGVPDGGLLGAMQFSQDGANDWVERIVARGWGKLNLHSATALIDQGQAAVNLVAAIPSLHAGLSAAVAAFLWTRVHRRWRPLLVAYPLTMAFTLVYTAEHYVIDILLGWAFAAAVILVLHRYDTLRGRPPSASTVLGPDLT; encoded by the coding sequence GTGTCCGCGATCGACGAAGAACCGTCCGTCGCGTTCGAGTCCACCCCGAGAGTAGACGAGGCCCGCGCGGTCCGGGACCGGCGGCTGCGGGTGGTCCGGTACCTGGCGGTCGGGGTGTGGGCCGCGGTGGTGGTCTACCGCACCATCACCGACGGCTTCGCGTTCAACCGCGAATTGCTGCTGCTCTACATCGCCACCGGTCTGCTCGCCGCCAGCATCGGCCAGGGCCGCAAGATGCTCTACGTCATCCGGGACTGGCTGCCGTTCGCGGTCGTGCTGCTGGCCTATGACCTGAGCCGCGGCGCGGCGACGCTGGTCGGCCGGCCGACGCTGTGGCAGTGGCAGGCCGATGTCGACCGCTGGCTGTTCTTCGGGGTGATGCCGACAGTGTGGCTGCAGGAGCGGCTGAAGCTGCCGCACCCGCCCTGGTGGGAAGTCGTCATCAGCACCGTCTACATGTCGTTCTTCATCCTGCCGTACGTGATCGCCGCGGTGCTGTGGCTGCGGGACCGCCAGGAGTGGAAGCGGTTCGTCCGGTTGTTCGTGACGCTGTCGTTCGGCGCGTTGATCGTCTATGTGCTGCTGCCGGCCGCGCCGCCGTGGGCGGCCGCTCGGTGCACCCCCGCCGACGTCGAGGGCGGGCCGTCGGATCCGGCCTGCATGTTCCGCAGCGCCCGCGGTGTGCCCGACGGCGGACTGCTCGGCGCCATGCAGTTCTCCCAGGACGGCGCCAACGACTGGGTGGAACGCATCGTCGCCCGTGGGTGGGGCAAGCTCAACCTGCATTCCGCGACCGCGTTGATCGACCAGGGTCAGGCCGCGGTCAACCTGGTGGCGGCCATCCCGTCGCTGCATGCCGGCCTGTCGGCGGCGGTCGCGGCGTTCCTGTGGACCCGGGTGCACCGCCGGTGGCGGCCGCTGCTGGTCGCCTATCCGCTGACCATGGCGTTCACCCTGGTCTACACCGCCGAGCACTACGTCATCGACATCCTGCTGGGCTGGGCGTTCGCCGCAGCGGTGATCCTGGTGCTGCACCGGTACGACACCCTGCGCGGGCGGCCGCCGAGCGCCTCGACCGTCCTCGGTCCGGACCTCACCTGA
- a CDS encoding acyl-CoA dehydrogenase family protein, whose amino-acid sequence MADRPSFADTHVVTNQVPPLTDHNPAASPVLTEALIGEGGQWGLDEVTELGALAGSAEAQRWGDLANRNRPILHTHDAVGHRIDEVEYDPAYHELMRTAIAHGVHAAPWADERPGAHVVRAAKLSVWTPEPGHVCPISMTYAVVPALRHNPELAATYEPLLTSRHYDPELKVPTTKAGITAGMSMTEKQGGSDVRANTTEATPNGDGSYTLVGHKWFTSAPMCDIFLVLAQAPGGLSCFFLPRILPDGTRNRMRLQRLKDKLGNHANASSEVEYAGATAWLVGEEGRGVPTIIEMVNLTRLDCTLASATSMRTGLARAIHHAQHRKAFGAYLIDQPLMRNVLADLAVEAEAATVLAMRMAGATDAAARGDERETLLRRIGLPAAKYWVCKRATPHAAEAMECLGGNGYVEDSGMPRLYREAPLMGIWEGSGNVSALDTLRAMATRPECVEVLFDELSRTAGQDARLDAFVATLQRDLGEPDLSYRARRVAEDIGLALQASLLVRHGHPAVTEAFLTSRLGGQWGGAFGTLPTGLDLAPILERALVKG is encoded by the coding sequence ATGGCCGATCGCCCGTCATTCGCAGACACCCACGTCGTCACCAATCAGGTGCCGCCGCTGACCGACCACAACCCGGCCGCCTCGCCGGTGCTCACCGAGGCGCTGATCGGGGAGGGCGGACAGTGGGGCCTCGACGAGGTCACCGAGCTCGGTGCGCTGGCCGGCAGTGCCGAGGCGCAACGGTGGGGCGACCTCGCCAACCGCAACCGGCCGATCCTGCACACCCACGACGCGGTCGGGCACCGCATCGACGAGGTCGAGTACGACCCCGCCTACCACGAGCTGATGCGCACCGCGATCGCCCACGGCGTGCACGCCGCACCGTGGGCCGACGAGCGGCCGGGCGCGCACGTGGTGCGCGCGGCGAAGCTGTCGGTGTGGACACCCGAGCCCGGGCACGTCTGCCCGATCTCGATGACCTACGCCGTGGTGCCGGCACTGCGGCACAACCCCGAGCTGGCGGCCACCTATGAACCGCTGCTGACCAGCCGGCACTACGACCCGGAGCTGAAGGTGCCGACCACCAAGGCCGGGATCACCGCGGGCATGTCGATGACCGAGAAGCAGGGCGGCTCCGATGTGCGGGCCAACACCACCGAGGCCACCCCCAACGGCGACGGCAGCTACACCCTGGTCGGGCACAAGTGGTTCACCAGCGCGCCGATGTGCGACATCTTCCTGGTGCTCGCTCAGGCCCCCGGCGGCCTGAGCTGCTTCTTCCTGCCCCGCATCCTGCCCGACGGCACCCGCAACCGGATGCGGCTGCAGCGGCTCAAGGACAAACTGGGCAACCACGCCAACGCCTCCAGCGAGGTCGAATACGCCGGGGCCACCGCGTGGCTGGTGGGCGAGGAGGGCCGTGGCGTGCCCACCATCATCGAGATGGTCAACCTCACCCGGCTGGACTGCACGCTGGCCAGCGCCACGAGCATGCGCACCGGCCTGGCCCGCGCCATCCACCACGCCCAGCACCGCAAGGCGTTCGGCGCCTACCTGATCGACCAACCGCTGATGCGCAACGTGCTGGCCGACCTGGCGGTGGAGGCCGAGGCCGCCACCGTGCTGGCGATGCGGATGGCCGGCGCCACCGACGCCGCCGCCCGCGGTGACGAACGCGAGACCCTGCTGCGGCGCATCGGCCTGCCCGCCGCCAAGTACTGGGTGTGCAAACGCGCCACCCCGCACGCCGCCGAGGCGATGGAGTGCCTGGGCGGCAACGGCTACGTCGAGGACTCCGGGATGCCCCGGCTGTACCGGGAGGCCCCGCTGATGGGCATCTGGGAGGGCTCCGGCAACGTCAGCGCGCTGGACACCCTGCGGGCCATGGCGACCCGGCCGGAATGCGTGGAGGTGTTGTTCGACGAGTTGAGCCGCACCGCCGGCCAGGACGCCCGGCTGGACGCCTTCGTCGCCACCCTGCAGCGGGACCTGGGCGAGCCCGACCTCAGCTACCGGGCCCGCAGGGTGGCCGAGGACATCGGCCTGGCTCTGCAGGCGTCGCTGCTGGTCCGGCACGGCCATCCGGCCGTCACCGAGGCGTTTCTGACGTCGCGGCTGGGCGGACAGTGGGGCGGCGCGTTCGGCACCCTGCCCACCGGGCTGGACCTGGCGCCGATCCTCGAACGTGCCCTGGTCAAGGGATGA
- a CDS encoding PaaX family transcriptional regulator C-terminal domain-containing protein, with the protein MRLTARSVVLSVLLGAHPAHATAAELIRLTEDFGIRESTLRVALTRMVNAGDLVRSDDGGYRLSDRLLARQRRQDAALDPHLRPWTGDWTMLVVTSVGTDARARAALRTTLQHSRFAELREGVWLRPDNLDTELPADIEQRMHRLRARDDDPVALARRLWDLPGWAATGRRLLDEMAAATDVPDRFVVAARMVRHLLADPVLPDELLPAGWPGGAVRDAYRVFAAEMAARRDAGLVEAFD; encoded by the coding sequence GTGCGGCTGACCGCCCGCTCGGTGGTGCTGAGTGTGCTGCTCGGCGCTCACCCCGCGCACGCCACGGCCGCTGAACTGATCCGGCTGACCGAGGATTTCGGTATCCGCGAATCGACGCTGCGGGTCGCCCTGACGCGCATGGTCAACGCCGGGGACCTGGTGCGGTCCGACGACGGCGGGTACCGGTTGTCGGACCGGCTGCTGGCCCGGCAGCGCCGCCAGGACGCCGCGCTCGACCCGCACCTGCGGCCGTGGACCGGCGACTGGACCATGCTGGTGGTCACCAGCGTCGGCACCGACGCACGGGCCCGGGCCGCGCTGCGGACAACGTTGCAGCACAGCCGCTTCGCCGAGCTGCGTGAAGGCGTGTGGTTGCGGCCGGACAACCTCGACACCGAGTTGCCGGCCGACATCGAACAGCGGATGCACCGGTTGCGGGCCCGCGACGACGATCCGGTCGCCCTGGCGCGGCGGCTGTGGGATCTGCCGGGCTGGGCCGCCACCGGCCGGCGCCTGCTCGACGAGATGGCGGCCGCCACCGACGTGCCCGACCGGTTCGTGGTCGCCGCCCGGATGGTGCGGCACCTGCTGGCGGATCCGGTGCTGCCCGACGAACTGCTGCCGGCCGGCTGGCCGGGCGGCGCCGTCCGGGACGCCTACCGTGTCTTCGCCGCGGAAATGGCGGCGCGGCGGGATGCTGGACTGGTGGAGGCGTTCGACTAG
- a CDS encoding crotonase/enoyl-CoA hydratase family protein, with the protein MTKPVRIERDGPVTTVIIDRPEARNAVNGPTAAALYAAFDEFDRDEDAAVAVLWGANGTFCAGADLKAFGTPEANPVHRSGPGPMGPTRMVLSKPVIAAVSGYAVAGGLELALWTDLRIVEQDAIMGVFCRRWGVPLIDGGTVRLPRLIGESRAMDLILTGRPVDADEALAIGLANRVVPTGEARARAEELAAELARLPQQCLRADRMSVLQQWGKREAEAMDFEFASISKVSHEAAAGASRFAAGAGRHGAPA; encoded by the coding sequence ATGACCAAACCCGTGCGGATCGAGCGCGACGGTCCGGTGACCACCGTGATCATCGATCGGCCCGAGGCCCGCAACGCGGTCAACGGCCCGACCGCCGCCGCCCTCTACGCGGCGTTCGACGAGTTCGACCGCGATGAGGACGCCGCGGTCGCGGTGCTGTGGGGAGCCAACGGAACGTTCTGCGCCGGCGCCGACCTCAAGGCGTTCGGCACCCCGGAGGCCAACCCGGTGCACCGCAGCGGACCGGGGCCGATGGGGCCCACCCGGATGGTGCTGTCCAAACCGGTGATCGCCGCGGTCAGCGGGTATGCGGTGGCCGGTGGGCTGGAACTGGCGTTGTGGACGGATCTGCGCATCGTCGAACAGGACGCGATCATGGGGGTGTTCTGCCGGCGGTGGGGTGTGCCGCTGATCGACGGCGGAACGGTGCGGTTGCCGCGGCTGATCGGTGAGAGCCGCGCCATGGATCTGATCCTCACCGGCCGCCCGGTGGACGCCGACGAAGCGCTGGCGATCGGATTGGCCAACCGGGTGGTGCCCACCGGTGAGGCGCGGGCGCGGGCCGAGGAACTCGCCGCCGAGCTGGCCCGGCTGCCGCAGCAGTGTCTGCGCGCCGACCGGATGTCGGTGCTGCAGCAGTGGGGCAAACGTGAGGCCGAGGCGATGGACTTCGAGTTCGCCAGCATCTCCAAGGTCAGTCACGAGGCCGCCGCCGGGGCGAGCCGGTTCGCCGCCGGCGCGGGCCGCCACGGCGCACCCGCCTGA
- a CDS encoding DUF3060 domain-containing protein, which yields MGHDVIRTVIGAFAAAAALGLAGCGSQDGDTPGPSATAGEDGVRVEIANTINYGSFGTTTEIDCADGKSLNIGGSNNTLTVLGTCANVNVGGTDNRITVERVDNEISVTGFNNTLTYRDGDPTVSDTGRGNNIGRG from the coding sequence ATGGGTCACGACGTAATCCGAACGGTCATCGGCGCCTTCGCCGCGGCCGCGGCGCTGGGCCTGGCCGGCTGCGGCTCTCAGGACGGGGACACCCCCGGTCCCAGTGCGACGGCCGGTGAGGACGGCGTCAGGGTCGAGATCGCCAACACCATCAACTACGGCTCGTTCGGCACCACCACCGAGATCGACTGCGCGGACGGCAAATCGCTGAACATCGGCGGTTCCAACAACACCCTGACCGTGCTGGGGACGTGTGCCAACGTCAATGTCGGCGGCACCGACAACCGGATCACGGTCGAACGGGTCGACAACGAGATCAGCGTCACCGGGTTCAACAACACCCTGACCTACCGGGACGGCGATCCCACCGTCAGCGACACCGGGCGCGGCAACAACATCGGCCGCGGCTGA
- a CDS encoding DUF3060 domain-containing protein encodes MGRNRLRGSVAAAIGLALTIGPAVGAGAGIPAAHADPNRICNPLARECADTSVIGSHVPGDTHITGVGIRRTVDCNNRTLLVNGTGNHITAMGTCWAVAVQGSSNVIVADTVINDITVYGWDQTVLFTHGDPVLLDRGRELGMTNRLHRVSA; translated from the coding sequence ATGGGACGGAACAGACTGAGGGGCTCGGTCGCAGCGGCGATCGGCCTGGCCCTCACCATCGGCCCCGCCGTGGGTGCCGGGGCGGGAATCCCTGCGGCACACGCGGACCCGAACCGGATCTGCAATCCGCTGGCCCGCGAGTGCGCGGACACCAGTGTGATCGGAAGCCACGTGCCGGGCGACACCCACATCACCGGCGTCGGCATCCGCAGGACGGTCGACTGCAACAACCGCACCCTGCTGGTGAACGGCACCGGCAACCACATCACCGCGATGGGCACCTGCTGGGCGGTGGCGGTGCAGGGGTCGTCGAACGTGATCGTCGCCGACACCGTGATCAACGACATCACCGTGTACGGCTGGGATCAGACCGTGCTGTTCACCCACGGCGACCCGGTCCTGCTGGACCGGGGGCGCGAACTCGGCATGACGAATCGGCTCCACCGGGTGTCGGCCTGA
- a CDS encoding DUF3558 family protein has product MHGRMAVAGAAIAMLIAVPACTRTVDGAAERIRFDAAGGDGPGAGLGYDVDGDRCGLLADSTIADLLAAEHVTKAYHGPVCQYVLIRADAPLDVTYSWFASGSLQRERRLAEERGAEIRDTTLHRHPGFFARRDVTGTACAATAGLGTDDSGRGVLSWWVQHRGRSDGDPCADAERLLAATLSAAM; this is encoded by the coding sequence ATGCACGGGCGGATGGCGGTTGCCGGCGCAGCGATCGCGATGCTGATCGCCGTTCCGGCGTGCACCCGTACCGTCGACGGCGCGGCCGAACGGATCCGGTTCGACGCCGCTGGTGGCGACGGGCCCGGCGCCGGTCTCGGTTACGACGTCGACGGGGACCGCTGCGGGCTGCTGGCCGACAGCACGATCGCCGACCTGCTGGCCGCCGAACACGTGACCAAGGCTTACCACGGGCCGGTCTGTCAGTACGTGCTGATCCGCGCCGACGCCCCCCTGGACGTGACCTACTCCTGGTTCGCGTCGGGCAGCCTGCAGCGGGAACGCCGGCTCGCCGAGGAACGCGGCGCCGAGATCCGCGACACCACACTGCACCGGCATCCGGGGTTCTTCGCCCGCAGGGACGTCACCGGGACCGCGTGCGCGGCGACCGCCGGGCTGGGTACCGACGACTCCGGCCGGGGTGTGCTCAGCTGGTGGGTGCAGCACCGCGGGCGCTCCGACGGCGATCCGTGCGCGGATGCCGAGCGGCTGTTGGCGGCGACGTTGTCGGCGGCGATGTGA
- a CDS encoding DUF3558 domain-containing protein gives MRSRSPRPSAAVFAAVFGGVLAGLLAGCGTAPDPPAEGAPAEGPGPAGPVEGFRSADCNGITDADVRRAAGSAKLTGVAVGDAGCFWQEDAVFGTVGLGNGISTWWYRGADLGEERLLESRAGRTLVEVTVDGHQGFRASDDKACSVYLAKGNDVMAWSLQTLNPADYGDLCAVVSQLVAVSHDRVN, from the coding sequence ATGCGGTCGCGCTCCCCCCGTCCGTCCGCCGCGGTGTTCGCCGCGGTGTTCGGCGGGGTGCTCGCCGGTCTGCTGGCCGGCTGCGGCACCGCGCCGGATCCTCCAGCCGAGGGAGCCCCGGCCGAGGGACCCGGCCCTGCCGGCCCGGTCGAGGGTTTCCGCAGCGCCGACTGCAACGGCATCACCGACGCCGACGTGCGCAGAGCCGCCGGGTCGGCGAAGCTCACCGGGGTCGCGGTCGGCGACGCCGGCTGCTTCTGGCAGGAGGATGCGGTGTTCGGCACCGTCGGCCTGGGCAACGGGATCTCCACCTGGTGGTACCGCGGCGCCGACCTGGGGGAGGAGCGGCTGCTCGAGTCGCGGGCCGGGCGCACCCTGGTCGAGGTCACCGTGGACGGCCACCAGGGTTTCCGCGCCTCCGACGACAAGGCCTGCAGCGTGTATCTGGCCAAGGGGAACGACGTGATGGCATGGAGCCTGCAGACCCTGAACCCGGCCGACTACGGTGATCTGTGCGCGGTGGTCTCACAACTCGTCGCGGTGAGCCACGACCGGGTCAACTGA